A region from the Nonlabens sp. YIK11 genome encodes:
- a CDS encoding ABC transporter ATP-binding protein, translating to MASTTGNAFDLSLFKRLLSYTKPYRLTTIFVAVSAILIAVVALGMPYLIKVSIDQHIIPQEFEGFDTVIYMMIGVLMADVLLQLSFIFYANWLGQQVIRDLRTKLFDHMMGFKMKYFDTSAVGKLVTRAVSDIETIASIFSEGLFVIISDLLKMIVVLGFMAFSSWQLTLIALIVMPFILYATRLFQKAMKIAFEEVRNQVSNLNSFVQERVTGMKIVQIFNREKVEYQHFKEINDKHRKAWIKTVWYNSIFFPIAEMSSSIVIGLIVYIGVIMNIGSEFRLVEIGTIVMFIDLSQKLFRPLRQIADKFNTLQMGMVAANRVFKILDTDSRIEDNGTLIASNLKGDIEFKNVDFGYVENELVLKNLSFKVNAGQTVAIVGATGAGKSTIINLLSRFYEIDAGEIVVDSASAKAYQLESLRAQIAVVLQDVFLFADTILNNITLKDESITEEDVIAAAKKIGVHEFINSLPNGYHYNVKERGVMLSSGQRQLIAFLRAYVSNPSILVLDEATSSVDAYSEQLIQDATDIITKDRTSIVIAHRLATIKKADKIIVMDAGEIVEMGTHHELLQKEGGYYKNLYEVQFLQQEVA from the coding sequence TAAGCGACTTTTATCCTATACTAAGCCTTATAGGCTTACCACCATTTTTGTAGCCGTAAGCGCGATACTCATCGCGGTCGTGGCTCTAGGGATGCCTTACCTTATCAAGGTATCCATTGATCAACACATCATACCACAAGAATTTGAAGGTTTTGATACCGTCATTTATATGATGATAGGTGTCCTGATGGCAGACGTTCTACTACAACTTAGTTTTATCTTTTATGCCAACTGGTTGGGACAGCAAGTGATACGCGACTTGAGAACCAAGTTGTTTGATCATATGATGGGCTTCAAAATGAAGTATTTTGATACCAGCGCCGTTGGTAAATTGGTCACCAGAGCGGTAAGTGATATAGAAACCATTGCCAGTATATTTTCAGAAGGCTTGTTCGTGATTATTTCTGATCTGCTCAAAATGATTGTAGTCCTAGGATTTATGGCGTTTTCCAGCTGGCAACTCACACTAATTGCGCTCATCGTTATGCCGTTTATTCTGTACGCTACGAGGTTGTTCCAAAAAGCGATGAAAATCGCCTTTGAAGAGGTGCGTAATCAGGTAAGTAATTTAAATTCCTTTGTACAGGAGCGCGTGACAGGAATGAAAATCGTCCAGATTTTCAATCGCGAGAAGGTAGAGTACCAGCACTTCAAAGAGATTAATGACAAGCACCGCAAGGCCTGGATCAAAACCGTGTGGTACAACAGTATCTTTTTCCCTATTGCAGAGATGTCTTCCAGCATCGTGATAGGCCTCATCGTGTACATAGGCGTCATCATGAATATAGGGTCAGAATTCAGACTGGTGGAAATAGGTACCATCGTCATGTTCATTGACCTTTCCCAAAAGCTTTTTAGACCACTGCGACAAATCGCAGACAAATTCAACACCTTACAAATGGGAATGGTGGCGGCTAACCGCGTGTTCAAGATACTCGATACCGATTCTAGGATTGAGGATAACGGCACGTTGATCGCATCCAATCTTAAAGGTGACATTGAGTTCAAGAATGTTGATTTCGGTTATGTTGAGAATGAATTGGTTCTAAAAAATCTTAGTTTTAAAGTAAATGCCGGTCAAACGGTGGCCATAGTAGGTGCTACCGGCGCAGGAAAATCTACGATCATCAATTTGCTTTCCAGATTCTACGAGATCGATGCAGGAGAGATTGTGGTGGATTCCGCTTCCGCGAAAGCGTACCAACTAGAATCATTGCGGGCTCAAATTGCTGTGGTGCTTCAAGACGTTTTCTTGTTTGCAGACACCATTCTAAACAACATCACTTTAAAGGACGAAAGTATCACCGAAGAGGATGTAATAGCTGCCGCCAAAAAAATTGGCGTGCACGAATTCATTAATTCACTGCCTAATGGCTACCATTACAATGTGAAGGAACGTGGCGTCATGTTAAGTTCTGGACAGCGACAATTGATTGCCTTTTTGCGAGCCTACGTGTCTAACCCTAGTATTTTGGTACTTGACGAGGCCACCAGCTCTGTGGATGCCTACAGTGAGCAATTGATCCAGGACGCTACTGATATCATTACGAAAGACCGCACGTCCATCGTCATCGCCCATAGGCTTGCCACGATTAAAAAAGCCGATAAGATCATCGTTATGGATGCAGGAGAAATTGTGGAAATGGGAACGCACCATGAACTGCTCCAAAAAGAAGGTGGTTATTACAAAAACCTTTATGAGGTACAGTTTCTACAGCAAGAAGTGGCTTAG